One genomic segment of Rivularia sp. PCC 7116 includes these proteins:
- the cobC gene encoding alpha-ribazole phosphatase codes for MTRVIIVRHGQSTYNIVRRIQGHLDESVLTEKGCSDAVKVGKALKNISFDAIYCSPLKRAKQTAEIIHHEIKANLDNTPALQKNHKIKEIHLPLWEGMLATEVQEQFPEEHKIWKESPDKLRMLVKDGETTVEFFPILALYEQAKEFWQEILPKHQNQTILVVAHSCINRCLIQTAIDISPAYMQHIQQSNCCINVLNFVGTGNLDEDKVTIESFNQIQHMGETLPSLRPNHRGIRLLLVRHGETDWNQESRYQGQVDISLNENGKFQSEKVAQFLKDISIDKVFSSSLLRAKETAEIILQQHQNVNLDLNDEFKEIIHGAWEGKSATEINQEFPGELQRWYENPEQFQMPMGENFQQVWQRTVEVYESIIKAALTEKLNTILIVAHGGTNQILLCHILGLSAKHFWNFRQSNCCLNVIDYPKGLDSFPVLQGINLTSYLTESVLDETVRGAL; via the coding sequence TTGACACGAGTAATTATAGTACGTCACGGTCAAAGCACTTACAATATTGTTAGGCGCATTCAGGGACATTTAGACGAATCAGTATTAACGGAAAAAGGTTGTAGTGATGCGGTAAAAGTAGGTAAGGCTCTCAAAAATATTTCATTTGATGCCATTTATTGCAGTCCCCTCAAAAGAGCGAAACAAACCGCAGAAATTATTCATCACGAAATCAAAGCTAATTTAGATAATACCCCCGCTCTGCAAAAGAATCATAAAATCAAGGAAATTCATTTACCTTTGTGGGAAGGAATGCTTGCTACAGAAGTGCAAGAGCAGTTTCCCGAAGAACATAAAATTTGGAAAGAAAGCCCCGATAAATTGCGGATGCTTGTAAAAGATGGTGAAACAACCGTCGAATTTTTCCCGATTCTGGCATTGTACGAACAAGCAAAAGAATTTTGGCAAGAAATTTTACCCAAACATCAAAATCAAACTATTCTTGTTGTTGCTCATAGCTGCATTAATAGATGTTTAATTCAAACAGCAATTGATATTTCTCCTGCTTACATGCAGCACATCCAACAATCTAATTGTTGCATCAACGTACTTAATTTTGTCGGTACTGGTAACTTAGACGAAGATAAAGTTACTATTGAATCATTCAATCAAATCCAGCATATGGGCGAGACTTTACCTTCGTTGCGTCCAAATCATCGAGGCATAAGATTATTATTAGTTCGTCATGGCGAGACTGATTGGAATCAAGAAAGTAGATATCAAGGACAAGTTGATATTTCACTGAATGAAAATGGTAAATTCCAGTCTGAGAAGGTAGCCCAGTTTCTCAAAGATATTTCTATTGATAAAGTATTTAGTAGTTCTTTGTTACGTGCCAAGGAAACCGCAGAAATTATTTTACAGCAGCATCAAAACGTTAATTTAGATTTAAACGATGAATTTAAAGAAATAATTCATGGAGCTTGGGAAGGCAAATCGGCAACAGAAATTAACCAAGAATTTCCCGGAGAATTACAACGCTGGTACGAAAATCCAGAACAATTTCAGATGCCTATGGGAGAAAACTTTCAGCAAGTTTGGCAGCGGACAGTTGAAGTTTACGAGTCAATTATTAAAGCAGCATTAACAGAAAAATTAAACACTATATTGATAGTGGCTCATGGAGGCACCAATCAAATTTTACTTTGTCATATTTTGGGTTTATCTGCAAAACATTTTTGGAATTTCCGTCAAAGTAACTGTTGTTTAAATGTCATTGATTATCCTAAAGGTTTAGATAGTTTTCCCGTACTCCAAGGAATTAATCTTACTTCTTATTTGACAGAAAGCGTTTTAGATGAAACGGTAAGGGGAGCTTTGTAA
- a CDS encoding dihydroorotase: MTTELLQKVRVINPVTNTDLVADVLIEDGYIKSVGDKISEIPNNTSIRDCKSLVLGTGLVDLYSHSGEPGFEERETFTSLLKAAAAGGFTRVTILPDTSPSIDNPAVVAQLKQLYQQANSNSSCLPLLNIWGAITKDVKGEKMTELADLKNAGIIGFADGDALNNLALVRRVLEYLQPLRKTAAFWCCDRNISADGIMREGANSIQWGLPGNPPASETSAIAALLELVASTFTPTHIMRVSTARSVELIENAKAKGLPITASTTWMHLLLDTSSVKSYHTGLRLEPPLGNPEDMMALRRGVKEGILDAVAVDHSPFTYEEKTVAFAQAPPGAIGLELALPLLWQNLVETGEFTALELWKALSTNPAECLKQSPSQIAAGEKAELTLFNPQEIWKVESKNLHSLSSNTFWLGEELKGKVVGVWC; this comes from the coding sequence ATGACAACCGAATTGCTGCAAAAAGTCAGGGTGATAAATCCTGTAACTAATACCGATTTAGTTGCTGATGTGTTGATTGAAGATGGTTATATTAAATCTGTTGGCGATAAAATTTCTGAAATACCAAATAATACTTCTATTCGCGATTGTAAATCTTTAGTTTTGGGAACTGGATTAGTTGATTTATACAGTCATTCTGGGGAACCAGGTTTTGAAGAAAGAGAAACTTTTACATCTCTTTTAAAAGCTGCTGCTGCCGGTGGTTTTACTCGTGTTACTATTTTACCCGATACATCTCCGAGTATTGATAATCCCGCAGTTGTCGCACAGTTAAAGCAGCTTTATCAACAAGCAAATTCAAATTCCTCCTGTCTGCCTTTACTTAATATCTGGGGTGCAATTACCAAAGATGTTAAAGGGGAAAAAATGACGGAATTGGCAGATTTAAAAAATGCCGGAATTATTGGCTTCGCTGATGGTGATGCTTTGAATAATTTAGCTTTAGTGCGTCGAGTGCTGGAATATTTGCAACCTTTACGTAAAACCGCTGCTTTTTGGTGTTGCGATCGCAATATTTCCGCCGATGGCATCATGCGAGAAGGTGCGAATTCGATTCAGTGGGGTTTGCCGGGAAACCCACCGGCTTCGGAGACTTCTGCAATTGCTGCTTTACTTGAGTTAGTTGCTAGTACTTTTACACCGACTCATATAATGCGGGTTTCTACTGCTAGAAGTGTAGAATTAATCGAAAATGCTAAAGCCAAAGGTTTACCCATCACAGCCAGCACTACTTGGATGCATCTTTTGTTAGATACCTCATCAGTTAAAAGTTATCACACGGGCTTACGTTTAGAACCACCTTTGGGCAATCCAGAAGATATGATGGCATTGCGTCGGGGAGTCAAAGAAGGAATTTTAGACGCTGTAGCGGTGGATCATTCGCCATTTACCTACGAAGAAAAAACCGTAGCCTTTGCTCAAGCACCTCCAGGAGCCATCGGTTTGGAATTAGCATTACCTTTGTTGTGGCAGAATTTAGTAGAAACCGGTGAATTTACAGCTTTAGAATTGTGGAAAGCGCTTTCTACAAATCCCGCAGAATGTTTAAAACAAAGCCCGAGTCAAATTGCAGCAGGTGAAAAAGCCGAGTTAACTTTATTTAATCCCCAGGAAATTTGGAAAGTCGAGAGCAAGAATTTACATAGTTTATCGAGTAATACTTTCTGGTTGGGAGAAGAATTGAAAGGGAAAGTTGTCGGGGTTTGGTGTTAG
- a CDS encoding NAD(P)/FAD-dependent oxidoreductase → MKNFDVIVIGSGIGGLTAAALLSRYGKRVIVCESHTVAGGAAHNFRRQGFEFDSGPSFYCGLSDARSLNPVKQVLDILEESLQTVPYDPLGHYHFPEGSFAVYRNYQRYREEVAQVTPQGARELAEFEKRLLPLYDAMKGIPTLALRGDWQIIPILLGRYLPSLWKMLPNLPLVQSSVGKVMDSTVKDAWVRRLIDLECFLLSGLKASGTIAPEVAFMLGERSNTAIEYPLGGSGAIIDALVKGLKKWGGELRLGCHVEQIIVENNQATGVRLFSKGKQEVIKAPVVISNATIWDTYTLLLLPQDLPASYRQTALNTPAVESFMHLHLGFRGEGLENLTGHHVVVHDSQKDITVPGNTCMISIPTVWDSSLAPKNHHVVHAYTLEPYMGWKKNQGYEEKKKQKAQTLYRAIEKVIPDIRERAVLELIGTPLTHAGYLRRYQGTYGPAIAAGKGMFPNQNTPIKGLYRVGDSTMPGIGVPAVAASGILCANSLVKPSQVMELVELLD, encoded by the coding sequence GTGAAAAATTTTGATGTCATAGTCATTGGTAGTGGAATCGGGGGTTTAACTGCTGCTGCGTTGCTCAGTCGATACGGTAAGCGGGTAATTGTCTGCGAAAGTCATACAGTAGCGGGTGGTGCTGCCCATAACTTCCGACGACAAGGATTTGAATTTGATTCTGGACCTTCATTCTATTGTGGACTGAGTGACGCTAGAAGTTTGAATCCTGTAAAACAAGTTCTAGATATTTTAGAAGAATCTCTCCAAACTGTACCTTATGACCCCCTCGGACACTATCATTTTCCTGAAGGTAGTTTTGCAGTTTACCGTAATTACCAGCGCTATCGGGAAGAGGTGGCTCAAGTTACACCCCAAGGTGCAAGGGAATTAGCTGAATTTGAAAAGCGTTTGTTACCGCTCTACGATGCTATGAAGGGTATTCCCACTTTGGCTTTGCGGGGTGATTGGCAGATAATTCCGATTTTACTAGGACGTTATTTACCGTCTTTATGGAAAATGCTTCCCAATTTACCTTTGGTGCAAAGTTCCGTAGGGAAGGTAATGGATAGCACTGTCAAAGATGCTTGGGTAAGAAGGTTAATTGACTTGGAATGCTTTTTGCTTTCGGGTTTAAAAGCTAGCGGTACTATTGCTCCGGAAGTCGCTTTTATGTTAGGGGAGCGTTCTAATACTGCAATTGAATATCCTTTAGGAGGTAGCGGTGCAATTATAGATGCTTTAGTAAAAGGTTTGAAAAAATGGGGTGGAGAATTACGTTTGGGGTGTCATGTAGAGCAAATTATCGTCGAAAATAATCAAGCTACCGGCGTGCGTTTATTTTCTAAGGGTAAACAAGAAGTTATCAAAGCTCCCGTGGTAATTTCCAATGCCACAATTTGGGATACTTACACGCTTTTGCTACTTCCCCAAGATTTACCAGCATCTTACCGTCAAACGGCTTTGAATACTCCTGCTGTAGAAAGCTTTATGCATTTACATTTGGGTTTTCGTGGTGAAGGTTTAGAAAATTTGACGGGACATCATGTTGTCGTTCACGATTCTCAAAAGGATATTACGGTACCGGGAAACACCTGCATGATATCGATTCCTACTGTCTGGGATAGTTCTTTAGCGCCAAAAAATCATCATGTAGTTCACGCTTATACTTTGGAACCTTATATGGGATGGAAAAAAAATCAAGGTTACGAAGAGAAGAAGAAGCAAAAAGCCCAAACTTTATATCGAGCTATAGAAAAAGTAATTCCGGATATCAGAGAGCGTGCAGTTTTGGAACTTATCGGCACACCATTAACTCACGCCGGTTATTTAAGAAGATATCAAGGAACTTACGGACCAGCAATTGCTGCGGGTAAGGGAATGTTTCCCAACCAAAATACACCAATCAAAGGATTGTACCGCGTTGGGGATAGTACAATGCCGGGAATTGGAGTTCCTGCCGTTGCTGCTAGCGGTATTTTATGTGCGAATTCTTTGGTGAAACCTTCCCAAGTGATGGAGTTGGTGGAATTGTTGGATTAA
- a CDS encoding ABC transporter ATP-binding protein, which translates to MKEQPLDKPLEQPLIELKGVSKSFGSNKILDEVDFTIHRGDSLGIIGPSGTGKSTILRIIAGLTAPDEGEIYVQGKLREGLIEDGADAVGIGMVFQQAALFDSLTVDENVGFLLYQHSDLPKKRIRDLVEEKLEMVGLPGVGDRFPAELSGGMRKRVSFARAIMSNPEKPEETPEILLYDEPTAGLDPIASTIIEDLIRQLQYTNEICGSYAIVTHQHSTIRRTSDRVVFLYQGKVQWSGKVGEVDTTDNSSIRQFMSGSVDGPIKIAGT; encoded by the coding sequence ATGAAAGAACAACCACTAGACAAACCATTAGAACAACCGCTGATTGAATTAAAAGGTGTTTCTAAGTCGTTTGGTAGCAATAAAATTTTAGATGAGGTAGATTTTACAATTCACCGGGGAGATTCATTAGGAATAATTGGTCCTAGCGGTACTGGTAAATCTACCATCTTAAGAATCATTGCTGGGTTGACTGCTCCCGATGAAGGAGAAATTTACGTGCAAGGCAAACTAAGAGAAGGTTTGATAGAAGATGGTGCGGATGCAGTGGGAATTGGTATGGTGTTTCAGCAAGCTGCTTTGTTTGATTCCCTAACAGTAGATGAAAATGTTGGATTTTTACTGTACCAGCATTCTGACCTTCCTAAAAAAAGGATTCGAGATTTGGTTGAGGAAAAATTAGAAATGGTGGGTTTACCTGGTGTCGGAGATAGATTTCCCGCAGAACTTTCTGGAGGAATGAGGAAGCGGGTAAGTTTTGCCCGTGCTATTATGTCTAATCCAGAAAAACCCGAGGAAACACCAGAAATTTTGCTTTACGATGAGCCTACAGCCGGATTAGATCCAATAGCTTCGACAATTATCGAAGATTTGATTCGGCAATTACAATATACAAATGAAATTTGTGGCAGCTACGCTATCGTTACTCACCAACACAGTACAATTCGTCGTACTTCTGACAGAGTTGTGTTTCTTTATCAAGGTAAAGTGCAGTGGTCTGGAAAAGTTGGCGAAGTTGACACCACAGATAATTCTTCTATTAGACAATTTATGAGTGGAAGTGTTGATGGCCCAATCAAAATTGCCGGTACATAA
- a CDS encoding MlaD family protein, which translates to MRSRLVREGSVGLLILLGLGVFGVIFLWLNRINAAGRTYSFIVEFKDAGGMQKGAVVQYRGVKVGNIADIKAGVNGVQVELDISKPDLVIPRDVKIEANQSGLISESIVEITPERIVSRENVDAGPQDEGCDPTIIVCDGSRLRGEIGISVDQLIRYSSRLSEVYSRPDVYENVNQALKNTSLAAAQVAQLTRDVSSLTKATQQQLKTFASAADTVATAANRVSVSTDQTINQFGGTAEQLNATARQFSNTAEKFSGTATEISSTANRANRLLDNIDNLVTTNRSSLVGALNDITATSSQLRTTLNSLSPSLNKFTKGQLLENLETLSANAAEASTNLRDVTKTLNDPNNLLVLQQTLDSARVTFENTQKITSDLDDLTGDPKFRQNLRELVNGLSGLVSSTEQMEQQVKFAATLDTVKANLDKSKIQTSTPTRKQPFRFSSSSQNLKSQPKTNQTKNLQPNSSSQEELLKQLREYQKTR; encoded by the coding sequence ATGCGATCGCGATTGGTAAGAGAAGGTTCTGTGGGATTATTAATTTTATTGGGTTTGGGAGTCTTTGGAGTTATTTTCCTTTGGCTGAACAGAATCAATGCTGCTGGTCGTACCTATAGCTTCATCGTAGAGTTTAAGGACGCTGGTGGAATGCAAAAAGGCGCTGTTGTACAATATCGCGGTGTTAAGGTAGGCAACATTGCCGATATTAAAGCTGGCGTGAATGGTGTACAAGTAGAACTTGATATCAGCAAACCCGATTTAGTTATCCCTCGTGATGTCAAAATTGAAGCCAACCAGTCAGGATTAATTAGCGAAAGCATTGTTGAAATTACACCAGAAAGAATTGTCTCCCGCGAAAATGTAGATGCCGGACCTCAAGATGAAGGATGCGATCCTACTATTATTGTCTGCGATGGCTCACGTCTAAGAGGCGAAATCGGTATCAGCGTTGACCAACTAATTCGCTACAGCAGCCGTCTATCAGAAGTTTACAGCCGACCTGATGTCTACGAAAATGTTAACCAAGCTTTAAAAAATACATCCCTAGCAGCAGCACAAGTAGCTCAATTAACTCGCGATGTCTCTTCTTTGACTAAAGCTACTCAACAACAATTAAAAACCTTTGCTTCCGCCGCCGATACTGTAGCGACTGCTGCAAATAGAGTCAGTGTATCTACCGACCAAACCATCAACCAATTTGGCGGCACAGCCGAACAATTAAACGCTACAGCAAGACAGTTTAGTAATACAGCAGAAAAATTTAGCGGTACTGCAACTGAAATTAGTTCTACAGCTAATAGAGCAAATAGATTATTAGATAATATTGATAATTTAGTCACTACAAATCGTTCTTCACTAGTTGGTGCATTAAACGACATCACCGCAACTAGTTCTCAGTTAAGAACGACTTTAAATAGTTTATCTCCCAGCCTGAATAAATTTACCAAAGGGCAGCTGCTTGAGAACCTGGAAACACTTTCAGCAAATGCAGCCGAAGCTTCCACTAATTTACGAGACGTTACCAAAACACTTAACGATCCTAATAATTTATTAGTACTCCAACAAACATTAGATTCTGCTAGAGTCACCTTTGAGAATACCCAGAAAATTACATCAGATTTAGATGATTTGACGGGAGATCCAAAATTTAGGCAAAATCTCCGCGAATTAGTCAACGGTTTAAGTGGTTTAGTTTCTTCCACCGAGCAAATGGAACAGCAAGTTAAATTTGCTGCCACCCTCGATACGGTAAAAGCTAATTTAGACAAATCAAAAATTCAAACATCAACACCAACTAGAAAACAACCATTTAGATTTAGTTCTTCATCTCAGAATTTAAAAAGCCAGCCAAAAACTAACCAAACCAAAAACCTACAGCCCAATTCCTCATCTCAAGAAGAACTTTTGAAGCAACTTCGGGAATATCAGAAGACACGATAG
- a CDS encoding PEP-CTERM sorting domain-containing protein (PEP-CTERM proteins occur, often in large numbers, in the proteomes of bacteria that also encode an exosortase, a predicted intramembrane cysteine proteinase. The presence of a PEP-CTERM domain at a protein's C-terminus predicts cleavage within the sorting domain, followed by covalent anchoring to some some component of the (usually Gram-negative) cell surface. Many PEP-CTERM proteins exhibit an unusual sequence composition that includes large numbers of potential glycosylation sites. Expression of one such protein has been shown restore the ability of a bacterium to form floc, a type of biofilm.), translating to MLKKLFTIAAASTIATVAYANAAQAAGFNSITIGDKDGFGYGTGVDYQGAYGGDANIDGRGVLGVGDLLPDLNKDETLAKGSGDDFDNRSGMEKGNSLITGSGFVDNGSSGSKFTDISLSTTFIKTKKYNDNGRIKNNYNLEKKGFTQEEVKDSKVPLPGFNFDFSVAKGDIIKDTTMYFNMLFGDYDVKDAKVEFTNADGDTITKQLTKQKNNKGQDGLIQAAYVELNFAEIFSENANGDFDGYLEAKIIAPDEPYLAFDYAELSTDKVSFVQAQSVPEPTAILGFIAFGAYGAGSALKRKKKS from the coding sequence GTGTTGAAGAAACTATTTACTATCGCTGCTGCATCTACTATTGCTACTGTTGCTTATGCTAATGCGGCTCAAGCTGCTGGTTTTAACAGTATTACAATAGGTGATAAAGATGGTTTCGGGTATGGAACAGGAGTAGATTACCAAGGAGCTTATGGTGGTGATGCAAATATTGATGGGAGAGGTGTATTAGGAGTAGGCGATTTATTGCCAGATTTAAATAAAGATGAAACATTAGCTAAAGGAAGTGGAGATGATTTCGATAACCGCTCCGGTATGGAAAAGGGTAATAGTTTAATTACCGGAAGTGGATTTGTGGATAATGGGAGTAGTGGCTCGAAATTTACTGATATCTCTTTATCAACGACTTTTATTAAAACAAAGAAATATAATGATAACGGTAGAATAAAGAACAACTATAATCTAGAAAAAAAAGGATTTACTCAAGAAGAAGTAAAGGATAGTAAAGTACCTCTCCCTGGCTTCAATTTTGATTTTTCTGTAGCTAAAGGTGACATCATAAAAGATACTACTATGTATTTCAACATGTTGTTTGGTGACTATGATGTTAAAGATGCAAAGGTTGAATTTACTAACGCAGATGGAGATACAATTACAAAACAATTAACAAAACAGAAAAATAATAAAGGACAGGATGGTTTGATTCAAGCAGCCTATGTTGAACTGAATTTTGCTGAGATATTTTCTGAAAATGCTAATGGTGATTTTGATGGTTATCTCGAAGCTAAAATCATCGCACCTGACGAACCATACTTAGCATTTGATTATGCTGAACTAAGTACGGATAAGGTTTCATTTGTACAAGCTCAAAGTGTTCCGGAACCAACAGCGATACTAGGATTTATAGCTTTTGGAGCATATGGTGCTGGTTCTGCGTTAAAACGTAAGAAAAAGTCATAG
- a CDS encoding DUF3288 family protein, whose product MSEQNKEQQHPQYNRDRPLLESLLVGEASDVNLAELARLRIRYHNFPGAFDIQQGLDEVLQKWGITEDELFEKTRAIHAVGGIYRTKGKKEEQDWN is encoded by the coding sequence ATGAGCGAACAAAATAAAGAACAACAGCATCCGCAATACAATCGCGATCGCCCTTTACTAGAAAGTTTATTGGTAGGGGAAGCGAGCGATGTCAATTTGGCAGAATTAGCCAGATTACGAATTCGCTATCATAATTTTCCCGGTGCTTTTGATATTCAACAGGGTTTGGATGAGGTGCTGCAAAAATGGGGAATTACAGAAGACGAGCTTTTTGAGAAAACCCGAGCAATTCACGCCGTTGGTGGAATTTACCGCACTAAAGGGAAGAAGGAAGAACAGGATTGGAATTAA